A genome region from Arachis duranensis cultivar V14167 chromosome 6, aradu.V14167.gnm2.J7QH, whole genome shotgun sequence includes the following:
- the LOC107495089 gene encoding WAT1-related protein At4g15540 encodes MAESGRYCYREVVPFCAMVAVECTNVGVNVLFKQATLKGFSYYAFIVYSFALSTLFLFLPLPFVFQWSRGLPPFNVSLVLRIFLLGTIGFVAQLSGYKGLEYTSPTLFSALSNLIPAFTFILAVFFRMEKISPKSWSTQAKILGSLVSILGALIVVLYKGPTLITASSSPHQSPHVDFLKDSSPHQNWVLGGFLIAIEFILVPIWYIVQTNVIKDYPAEIIVVFFYNLCGTLISAPVCLLLDESNLSGWIIKPDITLVAILYSGFFCTGLSSLVHTWGIHIKGPVYISSFKPVSIVIAAAFSVIFLGDPLYLGIVVGGVIISIGFYAVLWGKANEELSEYIDSSQSQPTSKVNQPLLL; translated from the exons atggcAGAGTCAGGGAGGTATTGTTACAGGGAAGTAGTTCCATTCTGTGCAATGGTTGCAGTTGAGTGTACCAACGTGGGTGTCAACGTTCTTTTCAAGCAAGCCACTCTCAAGGGATTCAGTTACTATGCCTTCATCGTTTATTCTTTCGCTCTCtccactctttttctttttctccctctCCCCTTCGTCTTCCAATG GTCAAGAGGGCTTCCTCCATTCAATGTTTCTCTCGTCTTAAGAATTTTTCTCCTTGGTACCATTGG ATTTGTAGCACAGCTGAGTGGATACAAAGGACTTGAATACACTTCACCAACTCTCTTCTCTGCTCTTAGCAACCTTATTCCGGCTTTTACCTTCATCCTTGCAGTCTTTTTCAG GATGGAGAAGATTTCTCCAAAAAGTTGGAGCACTCAGGCCAAAATCTTGGGTTCTTTAGTATCAATATTAGGTGCACTCATAGTTGTTCTCTACAAGGGTCCAACATTGATCACAGCTTCATCATCACCACACCAGTCACCTCATGTAGATTTTCTAAAGGACTCATCACCCCACCAAAATTGGGTTCTTGGAGGCTTCCTTATTGCCATTGAGTTTATTTTGGTTCCAATTTGGTATATTGTTCAG ACCAATGTGATCAAAGACTATCCAGCAGAGATTATTGTGGTGTTCTTTTACAACTTGTGTGGGACTCTCATATCTGCACCTGTGTGCTTACTATTAGATGAATCAAACTTAAGTGGTTGGATTATAAAACCAGATATAACATTAGTCGCCATTTTGTACTCT GGATTCTTTTGCACAGGCCTAAGCAGTTTGGTCCATACATGGGGTATCCATATTAAAGGCCCTGTATATATATCAAGTTTCAAGCCTGTGTCTATAGTCATAGCTGCTGCTTTCAGTGTTATATTTCTTGGTGATCCACTATATTTGGGCAT TGTTGTTGGAGGAGTAATAATATCAATTGGGTTTTATGCTGTTTTATGGGGTAAAGCAAACGAAGAATTGAGTGAGTACATTGATTCAAGCCAAAGTCAACCCACATCAAAAGTCAACCAGCCTTTGTTACTATAG